The proteins below are encoded in one region of Bacteroides uniformis:
- a CDS encoding SusC/RagA family TonB-linked outer membrane protein, translating into MNLNFRRTALLVGICSAVSLTYTPQLFAASVDAIDAVQQAKKITGTVTDAMGPVIGANVLEKGTTNGVITDIDGNFTLNVQPGATIVVSFIGYQPQEIVVGNQTSFKIQLKEDTELLDEVVVVGYGVQKKKLVTGATVEVKGEDIAKLNTTQALGALQSQSPGVNIQAVSGQPGDGFKINIRGAGTNGNTAPVYVIDGVAGGDINALNPADIERIDVLKDAASCAIYGSSGANGVILITTKQGKVGKVSVSYDGNIGWANIYKMPDMLNAKEYMAVMDQVAYNNGGQPYDWSKFVDADLLTAYQNGTNPGTDWVKEFRNKNAVVTNHALNVTGGSEFSKFSTGIGYQYQDGAFGGPVKTDYRRFTFRINSEHVIYRKGDVDVIKFGENIYYQHKQNQGVQLGNQYSNDLSNALRAIPLIPVYNENGDFFMYDDLKNFGTSANGILDYTAYASNPMAHMVYNQAGNNKNKNFNLNTAAYLEVQPLKNLIYKGQVSYKQWSSSWRSYLPVYQINNQGDSRDKDQTINNVSLGWNWSLTNTLSYRFDITDLHHFDVLAGTEYSKSRPTYGESVEATGYNSAFGDFTHAYLHNTERKATATVNGYPSDYGSKMSYFGRLNYDFKETYMFSAIIRADGSSKFAKGNQWGYFPSFSAGWVISNEAFMKNTASWLGFLKVRAGWGQNGNDNIPNSNWRAGYEFGDYGLYTFGSDKNGGTTGAYPNRLANPDLTWETSEQTNIGIDARFLDNRLSFTMDWYSKQTKDLLVEVGTNAASGFATQYQNAGTVKNTGLELSMGWRDQIGKEFKYGVNVNMAYNKNEVTEVNNANHFIEGGNDLLAQSTGRFVRMEEGHPIGYFYGYKTDGVIQNQNDLQAYLDQNCKGNAANSKQGASIKPGDLKFVDVDGNGVINDDDKTDLGNPHPDVTMGLTLSAEYKGFDFSVTTYGAFGAQVARSWRKFSDGQYENYTTEVYDYWHGEGTSNRYPLLAPGNSGQNFQAISDIYIDDADYVRIQNLTIGYDFKRIWKNCPFQQLRVYAAAQNLFTFTGYKGMDPENGRALNDKEPWVTGVDVGNYPQPRTYMVGVNVKF; encoded by the coding sequence ATGAATTTAAATTTCAGAAGAACCGCGCTGCTCGTGGGTATCTGTTCGGCTGTCAGCCTGACTTATACTCCGCAACTTTTCGCCGCATCGGTCGATGCAATAGATGCTGTGCAGCAAGCAAAAAAAATCACAGGTACTGTAACAGATGCAATGGGACCGGTCATCGGTGCCAATGTATTGGAGAAAGGAACCACAAATGGTGTCATTACCGACATTGACGGTAATTTCACATTGAATGTTCAGCCGGGAGCAACGATTGTTGTGTCTTTTATCGGTTATCAGCCGCAAGAAATAGTGGTAGGTAACCAGACTAGTTTCAAGATTCAGCTAAAGGAAGATACGGAATTGTTGGATGAAGTAGTCGTAGTGGGTTACGGTGTACAGAAGAAGAAACTGGTGACAGGTGCTACGGTTGAGGTAAAAGGCGAAGACATCGCAAAATTAAATACTACGCAGGCATTGGGCGCTTTACAAAGCCAGTCTCCGGGTGTAAATATTCAGGCCGTTTCCGGTCAGCCGGGTGATGGGTTTAAAATTAATATTCGTGGTGCTGGTACTAACGGAAATACAGCTCCAGTTTACGTTATTGATGGTGTAGCCGGTGGCGATATTAACGCCTTGAATCCTGCCGATATTGAACGTATTGACGTGTTGAAAGATGCTGCATCTTGTGCAATTTACGGTTCGAGCGGTGCCAACGGTGTTATCCTTATTACTACGAAGCAGGGTAAGGTAGGAAAGGTTTCTGTATCTTATGATGGAAACATAGGTTGGGCAAATATATATAAGATGCCTGATATGTTGAATGCCAAAGAATATATGGCGGTAATGGATCAAGTGGCCTATAATAATGGAGGCCAACCGTATGATTGGTCAAAATTCGTAGATGCTGATTTGCTGACTGCTTATCAGAATGGTACCAATCCTGGTACAGATTGGGTAAAAGAATTCCGGAATAAAAATGCTGTGGTTACTAATCATGCGTTGAATGTAACAGGTGGTTCTGAATTCTCCAAATTTTCGACAGGTATAGGCTATCAGTATCAGGATGGTGCATTCGGTGGTCCGGTGAAGACTGACTATCGTCGTTTTACTTTCCGCATTAATTCTGAGCATGTGATATATCGTAAGGGAGATGTGGATGTGATAAAGTTTGGTGAGAATATATATTATCAGCACAAACAGAATCAAGGTGTGCAGTTAGGTAATCAATATTCGAATGACCTTTCTAATGCTTTGCGTGCTATTCCTCTGATTCCTGTATATAATGAAAATGGTGATTTCTTCATGTATGATGATTTGAAGAATTTTGGAACGAGTGCTAATGGTATACTTGATTATACTGCATATGCTTCTAATCCGATGGCTCACATGGTATATAATCAGGCTGGGAATAATAAGAATAAGAATTTTAATCTGAACACAGCGGCATATCTGGAAGTACAACCACTTAAGAATCTTATTTATAAAGGTCAGGTTAGTTACAAACAATGGTCAAGTTCATGGCGTTCATATCTTCCCGTTTACCAAATTAATAATCAGGGAGATAGCCGTGATAAAGACCAAACGATAAATAACGTGTCTTTGGGTTGGAACTGGAGTTTGACTAATACGTTGAGTTATCGGTTTGATATTACAGACTTACATCATTTTGATGTTTTGGCTGGTACAGAGTATTCTAAATCAAGACCAACTTATGGCGAATCAGTAGAGGCAACCGGTTATAATAGTGCTTTTGGTGACTTTACACATGCTTATTTGCATAATACAGAACGTAAAGCTACTGCTACAGTAAATGGTTATCCCTCGGATTATGGTTCTAAGATGTCTTATTTTGGACGTTTGAATTATGACTTTAAGGAAACTTATATGTTTTCTGCTATCATTCGTGCCGATGGCTCGTCTAAGTTTGCGAAAGGCAATCAATGGGGATATTTCCCATCATTCTCTGCTGGTTGGGTTATTTCAAACGAGGCTTTTATGAAGAATACTGCTTCTTGGCTTGGTTTCTTGAAAGTCCGTGCTGGTTGGGGACAGAATGGTAATGACAATATCCCTAATTCAAATTGGCGTGCCGGTTACGAGTTTGGCGATTATGGTCTTTATACATTTGGCTCGGATAAGAATGGAGGTACAACCGGAGCTTACCCGAATCGTTTGGCTAACCCCGATTTGACATGGGAAACTTCAGAACAGACCAATATCGGTATTGATGCCCGTTTCTTGGATAACCGTCTGAGTTTTACCATGGACTGGTATAGCAAGCAGACGAAAGACTTGTTAGTGGAAGTGGGTACCAATGCGGCTTCCGGTTTCGCTACTCAATATCAAAATGCTGGTACGGTAAAGAATACTGGCCTTGAACTTTCAATGGGCTGGAGAGATCAGATTGGTAAGGAGTTCAAGTATGGGGTGAATGTCAATATGGCCTATAATAAGAATGAAGTAACGGAGGTTAATAACGCCAATCATTTTATTGAAGGCGGTAATGATTTGTTGGCTCAAAGTACGGGTCGGTTTGTCCGTATGGAAGAAGGACATCCTATTGGCTATTTTTATGGTTATAAGACGGATGGTGTCATTCAGAACCAGAATGACTTGCAGGCATATCTTGACCAGAATTGTAAAGGAAATGCGGCAAACTCTAAGCAAGGTGCAAGTATTAAACCGGGTGATTTGAAGTTTGTGGATGTTGATGGAAATGGGGTGATTAATGATGACGATAAGACTGATTTGGGTAATCCTCATCCTGACGTGACAATGGGTCTTACGTTAAGTGCGGAATATAAAGGATTTGATTTCTCTGTAACAACCTATGGCGCTTTTGGTGCACAGGTAGCTCGCTCTTGGCGAAAGTTCTCAGATGGACAGTATGAAAACTATACGACAGAAGTTTACGATTACTGGCATGGCGAAGGAACCTCAAACAGATATCCGCTGCTTGCGCCGGGAAATAGTGGACAGAATTTCCAGGCCATTTCAGATATTTATATTGATGATGCCGACTATGTTCGCATTCAAAATCTGACTATAGGATACGATTTCAAGAGAATTTGGAAGAACTGTCCGTTCCAGCAACTTCGTGTGTATGCTGCTGCACAGAATCTATTTACTTTTACCGGTTATAAAGGGATGGATCCGGAGAATGGTAGAGCCCTCAATGACAAAGAACCGTGGGTAACCGGTGTTGATGTAGGTAACTATCCTCAACCTCGTACTTATATGGTAGGTGTTAATGTTAAATTCTAA
- a CDS encoding glycosyl hydrolase, with translation MKKLNIKWMLSLIAAFTFASCDTDVDHDIPAVDTPVLVSTTPESGAAKVKTGEITIEVKYDKNIFFATDNLSEIKFTGGELISADVLGASNILTVKVNVPGRETACSLSIPEGIVTGPNQMPAPAVSVQFSTVALDKALVAASSAKAVKLYNYLLDNFETKTLSAMMANVAWNTEMSEKVYGWTGKYPAINCFDYVHLPASVAGADWINYGDITPVKDWSDKGGIVAAMWHWNVPKKAVGEASSTQIWEGETVMPGDWSGNVQMTDDAAKAVFADAQVGQVIRVAVKDVAAGAQGSFKNSGWSEIASGTDYFDISGDYTLVITEDVLKSLQEGGLIIGGHDYTAVAVYLENNGTALDPNKDYAFYKADTEFDATNATVEGTWENKVFTEDLKNAAAYLKLLRDADIPVLWRPFHEAAGGWFWWGKDAASFKSLWIAMFNYFKTEGLDNLIWVWTTEGNDADWYPGDQYVDIVGRDVYNKETADCVSEYTSIAENYGNKIVSLSECGTVGLISEQWASGARWSWFMPWYDGTNEDGSPVVHADEAWWKDAMSQEFVVSREELPSME, from the coding sequence ATGAAGAAACTGAATATAAAATGGATGCTTTCGTTGATAGCAGCTTTTACTTTTGCCTCCTGCGATACTGATGTCGATCATGATATCCCAGCAGTGGATACACCGGTATTGGTGTCTACTACTCCTGAAAGTGGAGCAGCCAAAGTGAAAACGGGAGAAATCACTATTGAGGTGAAATATGACAAGAATATATTCTTTGCAACAGACAATCTGAGCGAAATCAAGTTTACCGGTGGTGAACTGATAAGTGCCGATGTACTTGGCGCAAGCAATATACTGACTGTAAAAGTGAATGTTCCCGGGAGAGAGACGGCTTGTTCTCTCTCTATCCCCGAGGGAATAGTAACCGGACCGAACCAGATGCCTGCTCCGGCTGTATCGGTTCAGTTCTCTACTGTCGCTTTGGACAAGGCACTGGTTGCCGCTAGTTCGGCCAAAGCTGTGAAACTGTACAATTATCTATTGGATAACTTCGAGACGAAGACACTTTCAGCTATGATGGCCAATGTTGCCTGGAATACGGAAATGTCCGAAAAGGTGTATGGATGGACTGGAAAATATCCGGCTATCAACTGTTTCGACTATGTTCATCTGCCGGCATCTGTAGCTGGAGCAGACTGGATTAATTACGGTGACATTACTCCTGTTAAGGATTGGTCTGACAAAGGTGGCATCGTAGCTGCCATGTGGCATTGGAATGTACCCAAGAAAGCTGTAGGCGAAGCTTCTTCTACCCAAATATGGGAAGGAGAGACAGTAATGCCGGGTGATTGGAGTGGAAATGTACAGATGACGGATGATGCTGCAAAAGCTGTCTTTGCTGATGCACAAGTGGGTCAGGTGATACGCGTGGCTGTGAAGGATGTGGCAGCGGGTGCACAAGGTTCGTTCAAAAACAGTGGTTGGAGCGAGATTGCTTCAGGAACTGATTATTTTGACATATCCGGGGACTATACATTGGTGATTACCGAAGATGTTTTGAAATCCCTGCAAGAAGGTGGTCTCATCATTGGTGGACATGATTATACAGCAGTTGCTGTTTATCTTGAAAATAACGGTACAGCTCTCGACCCGAATAAGGATTATGCCTTTTATAAGGCAGATACGGAGTTTGATGCTACCAATGCCACAGTGGAAGGCACTTGGGAAAACAAGGTGTTTACCGAAGATTTGAAAAATGCTGCCGCTTACTTGAAGCTATTGAGAGATGCGGATATTCCGGTATTGTGGCGTCCATTCCACGAGGCAGCCGGTGGCTGGTTCTGGTGGGGTAAGGATGCTGCCAGCTTTAAATCTCTGTGGATTGCTATGTTCAATTACTTCAAGACTGAAGGATTGGATAATCTTATCTGGGTTTGGACTACCGAGGGCAATGATGCCGATTGGTATCCGGGAGATCAATATGTAGACATCGTGGGACGTGATGTTTATAATAAGGAAACTGCAGATTGTGTTTCAGAATATACTTCCATTGCCGAAAATTATGGAAACAAGATTGTTTCGCTGAGTGAATGTGGTACGGTCGGACTTATTTCCGAACAATGGGCATCTGGTGCACGTTGGAGTTGGTTCATGCCGTGGTATGACGGGACAAATGAGGATGGTAGCCCGGTAGTCCATGCTGATGAAGCATGGTGGAAGGATGCTATGAGCCAGGAATTTGTTGTTTCCCGTGAAGAGCTTCCTTCTATGGAATAG
- a CDS encoding glycan-binding surface protein, with amino-acid sequence MKNNRYTNWFFAAAVVVAGFSMAACEDEPDKYEVAGGKPTLKYVRVPDPAAADSLLSGAYMANTICLVGENLRSVYELYFNDQKAILNTSYITDHTLMVDVPKEIPSVVTDKIYMVTKAKDTIDYDFKVLVPAPTVNSISCEFAKPGSEVTLIGDYFIDDPNVPLTITMAGNVEVTNITNITKTAVSFILPDNAPAGYINVKSIYGTGRSKFRYYDTRNILFDWDGSHGGMAIAHGWRDGSKVLREADENSIDGAYICLTGALDGAIGATWAEDEFSFNYWPEPSAGYPELSARPEFAELLEEYGVNGLQLKFEVNIPSSNPWQSCALQVMFTGNDVVTYATGTNAYFSDTNVPRGLWLPWKNTGSYDTGGKWTTVSMNLSEFNKTHEGNKCDRTFDKTMLTGLTFFVWAGGVEGKDCNPVIMIDNIRVVPIE; translated from the coding sequence ATGAAAAATAATAGATATACGAATTGGTTCTTCGCGGCAGCTGTTGTTGTAGCAGGCTTTTCCATGGCGGCTTGTGAGGATGAACCGGATAAATATGAAGTGGCAGGGGGAAAGCCTACCTTGAAATATGTTCGTGTCCCTGATCCGGCAGCGGCAGACTCTTTGCTGTCGGGGGCTTATATGGCGAATACGATTTGTCTGGTCGGTGAAAATCTGCGGAGTGTTTACGAGCTCTATTTCAATGACCAGAAGGCGATACTTAATACCAGTTACATCACTGACCATACACTTATGGTAGATGTTCCGAAAGAGATTCCTTCGGTAGTGACTGATAAGATTTATATGGTGACCAAAGCAAAGGATACCATAGATTATGATTTCAAGGTGTTGGTTCCGGCTCCTACCGTGAACTCCATTTCTTGTGAGTTTGCAAAGCCGGGTAGTGAGGTGACACTGATTGGTGACTATTTCATTGATGACCCGAATGTGCCGCTGACCATTACGATGGCCGGTAATGTGGAAGTGACTAATATTACGAACATAACCAAGACTGCGGTCAGCTTTATTCTTCCGGACAATGCTCCTGCAGGCTATATCAACGTGAAGTCCATTTATGGTACCGGACGTTCCAAGTTCCGCTATTATGATACACGTAACATTCTCTTTGACTGGGACGGTTCTCATGGCGGTATGGCTATTGCCCACGGTTGGCGCGATGGTAGCAAGGTGTTGAGAGAAGCCGATGAAAACAGTATTGACGGTGCTTATATCTGTCTCACCGGAGCACTTGACGGTGCTATCGGAGCTACTTGGGCAGAAGATGAGTTCTCGTTCAACTATTGGCCGGAACCGTCTGCCGGTTATCCCGAACTTTCTGCACGTCCTGAGTTTGCAGAACTGCTCGAGGAGTATGGCGTCAATGGCTTGCAACTGAAATTCGAGGTGAATATTCCTTCTTCCAATCCGTGGCAGTCTTGCGCTCTACAAGTGATGTTTACGGGTAATGATGTGGTGACTTATGCGACGGGAACTAATGCTTATTTTAGTGATACGAATGTGCCGCGTGGTTTGTGGTTGCCTTGGAAGAATACGGGTTCGTATGATACGGGTGGTAAATGGACAACCGTTTCCATGAATCTGTCCGAGTTCAACAAGACGCATGAAGGTAATAAGTGTGATAGAACTTTTGACAAGACTATGCTGACCGGATTGACATTCTTTGTCTGGGCAGGTGGTGTGGAAGGTAAGGATTGCAATCCGGTGATTATGATTGACAACATCCGTGTGGTACCTATTGAATAA